One window from the genome of Silvimonas iriomotensis encodes:
- a CDS encoding methyl-accepting chemotaxis protein, which translates to MRDLAEQMRDAADRIEALSKQSQVIGTIVNSITDIAAQTNLLALNAAIEAARAGEQGRGFAVVADEVRKLASRTTEATQEIVGVVQKNQALAEHAVQVIDTGKQQAERGLQLAGEAGDVIIDIQDGAQRVVSAVGRFSSQLQVAG; encoded by the coding sequence ATGCGTGATCTGGCCGAACAGATGCGCGATGCCGCAGACCGGATCGAGGCGCTGAGCAAGCAATCGCAAGTCATTGGCACCATCGTCAACAGCATTACCGATATCGCCGCGCAAACCAATCTGCTGGCCCTGAACGCCGCCATTGAAGCCGCCCGGGCCGGTGAACAGGGACGCGGTTTTGCGGTGGTGGCGGACGAAGTGCGCAAGCTGGCCTCACGCACCACCGAAGCCACGCAAGAGATCGTCGGCGTGGTGCAGAAAAACCAGGCGCTGGCAGAACACGCCGTACAGGTGATCGATACCGGCAAACAGCAAGCTGAACGCGGCCTGCAACTGGCCGGTGAAGCAGGCGATGTGATCATCGACATCCAGGACGGCGCACAGCGCGTGGTCAGCGCGGTCGGGCGTTTCTCCAGCCAGTTGCAAGTGGCCGGCTGA
- a CDS encoding heme ABC transporter ATP-binding protein, with the protein MLIADQLCCGRHGKAVLSGVSLQLNPGEVLGVLGANGAGKSTLLATLAGELPPLAGTLTLNGAPLAIQSAHQQARCRAVLPQTPSLAFELGVRAVAATGAYPFPELSPPDLDALLERTLSLADAAAFTTRRYTTLSGGEQQRVQFARVLTQALAQRASGEYRALLLDEPTASLDPRHQLLLLQTVAQLAREQQLAVLVILHDVNLAAWWCDRLLLLADGAVAALGTPQAVLTPGHLRAVYQINATVTPHPHAPERQLVCFG; encoded by the coding sequence ATGCTGATCGCAGACCAGCTTTGTTGTGGCCGGCATGGCAAAGCCGTGCTGAGCGGGGTATCGCTGCAACTGAACCCGGGCGAGGTGCTGGGCGTGCTGGGCGCCAACGGCGCGGGCAAATCCACCCTGCTGGCGACCCTGGCGGGTGAATTGCCGCCGCTGGCCGGCACGTTGACACTCAACGGCGCACCGCTGGCCATCCAGTCGGCGCACCAACAGGCCCGCTGCCGGGCGGTGCTGCCGCAAACGCCGTCACTGGCGTTTGAACTGGGCGTGCGCGCCGTGGCGGCCACCGGGGCGTATCCCTTCCCGGAACTCTCGCCGCCTGATCTGGACGCGCTGCTGGAGCGCACGCTCAGTCTGGCCGATGCCGCAGCGTTCACCACGCGCCGCTACACCACCTTGTCTGGCGGCGAGCAGCAGCGCGTGCAGTTTGCGCGCGTGCTGACCCAGGCGCTGGCGCAGCGGGCCAGCGGCGAATACCGCGCCTTGCTGCTGGATGAGCCCACTGCCAGTCTTGATCCGCGTCACCAGTTGCTGTTGCTGCAAACCGTGGCGCAACTGGCCCGCGAACAACAACTGGCGGTGCTGGTGATCCTGCACGATGTGAACCTGGCCGCCTGGTGGTGTGACCGCCTGTTGCTGCTGGCCGACGGCGCGGTAGCCGCGCTGGGTACGCCGCAAGCCGTGCTGACACCCGGGCATCTGCGCGCCGTGTATCAGATCAATGCCACCGTCACGCCACACCCGCACGCCCCCGAAAGACAACTGGTGTGTTTCGGATAA
- a CDS encoding FecCD family ABC transporter permease yields MSRGAALADTPARDVTVNKALCVFLALCAVLIVLVLVSSSQGAVRIPVTEVPDLLFGDLLSDEETLWRNVLMEVRLPRVLLAVVAGAGLTVTGTVMQALFRNPLAEPGLIGISSGGALGAVAAIVLGAPTLFWLAPAAFAGSLLATAACYALGRRHPGMSSLLLAGVAINVICGSLIGLFTYMATDTQLRSLTFWNMGSLAGATWQQLTLLGPWTLILCLLLLREWRGLNALLLGEREARHLGFAIEPLRRRLVVLVALIVGPLVAATGVIGFVGLVVPHLVRLSLGADHRWLLPNTVVAGAIALSLADWLARMVVIPAELPIGMVTSLIGGPFFLWMLTRRMR; encoded by the coding sequence ATGAGCCGCGGTGCCGCCCTTGCCGACACCCCGGCCCGCGACGTCACCGTGAACAAAGCGCTTTGTGTCTTTCTGGCGCTCTGCGCTGTGCTGATCGTGCTGGTGCTGGTTTCCAGCAGCCAGGGCGCCGTGCGCATTCCGGTGACCGAAGTGCCGGACTTACTGTTCGGTGATCTGTTATCGGATGAAGAAACACTCTGGCGCAATGTGCTGATGGAGGTCCGGCTGCCGCGGGTATTGCTGGCCGTGGTGGCCGGCGCGGGGCTGACGGTCACGGGCACCGTCATGCAGGCGCTGTTCCGCAACCCGCTGGCCGAGCCGGGGCTGATCGGCATTTCTTCCGGCGGCGCGCTCGGCGCTGTCGCGGCGATTGTGCTGGGCGCACCCACTTTGTTCTGGCTGGCGCCCGCCGCTTTTGCCGGCAGCCTGCTTGCCACGGCGGCGTGTTACGCGCTGGGCCGGCGCCATCCGGGCATGAGCAGTCTGTTGCTGGCCGGGGTGGCGATCAACGTCATCTGCGGCAGCCTGATCGGCCTGTTTACATATATGGCGACCGACACCCAACTGCGCAGCCTGACTTTCTGGAACATGGGCAGCCTGGCCGGGGCCACCTGGCAACAACTGACCCTGCTGGGGCCGTGGACGCTGATCTTGTGCCTGTTGTTGCTGCGCGAATGGCGCGGCCTGAACGCGCTGTTGCTGGGCGAGCGCGAAGCGCGTCATCTGGGTTTTGCCATTGAACCGTTGCGCCGGCGCCTGGTGGTGCTGGTCGCGCTCATCGTCGGCCCGCTGGTGGCGGCCACCGGCGTGATCGGCTTTGTCGGCCTGGTGGTACCGCATCTGGTGCGCTTGTCGCTGGGCGCGGATCACCGCTGGTTGCTGCCCAATACGGTGGTCGCTGGCGCCATTGCGCTGTCGCTGGCCGACTGGCTGGCCCGCATGGTGGTCATCCCGGCCGAATTGCCCATCGGCATGGTCACCAGCCTGATCGGCGGGCCGTTCTTTTTGTGGATGCTGACGCGGAGGATGCGCTAA
- a CDS encoding heme/hemin ABC transporter substrate-binding protein — MKRLFCALWLGLVATLTHAADAPRRVVSLGGPLTEIIYALNAGDRLVGVDASSLYPPAATRLPQVGYYRAFSVEGVAALNPDLILATDQAGPPAALKQLQSLGKRVIVLPGDATLDALEQRVHGVAQALGLKDDGGKMVAQIRQQIAPLQGKAGGLKTLLVMNRTGKLEGAGTDTTADAMLQLAGARNVLATQKGYKPLSAEAALLLAPQAIVTTSMSITASGGLDAFLALPGVAGTPAARAHRVVVMDDLLLLGFGPRLPEGLRTLQNGLLAPAS; from the coding sequence ATGAAACGACTTTTCTGCGCCCTGTGGCTGGGCCTTGTCGCCACCCTGACGCACGCGGCAGACGCGCCCAGACGCGTCGTCAGCCTGGGTGGACCGCTGACGGAAATCATCTACGCCCTGAACGCGGGAGACCGACTGGTCGGCGTGGACGCGTCCAGCCTGTACCCGCCTGCCGCCACCCGGCTGCCGCAAGTGGGCTACTACCGCGCGTTTTCGGTGGAAGGCGTCGCCGCGCTTAACCCGGACCTGATCCTGGCCACCGACCAGGCCGGCCCGCCAGCCGCGCTCAAGCAACTGCAAAGCCTGGGCAAGCGCGTGATTGTGCTGCCGGGCGACGCCACGCTGGATGCGCTGGAACAACGCGTTCATGGCGTGGCCCAGGCGCTGGGGCTCAAAGACGATGGCGGCAAGATGGTGGCGCAGATCCGCCAGCAGATCGCCCCGCTGCAAGGCAAGGCTGGCGGTCTGAAAACGCTGCTGGTCATGAACCGCACCGGCAAGCTGGAAGGCGCCGGTACCGACACCACGGCCGACGCCATGCTGCAACTGGCCGGCGCCAGGAATGTGCTGGCCACGCAGAAAGGCTACAAGCCCTTGTCGGCAGAAGCGGCCTTGTTGCTGGCCCCGCAAGCCATTGTCACCACCAGTATGTCGATTACCGCCTCTGGCGGGCTGGACGCCTTCCTGGCCTTGCCAGGCGTGGCCGGCACGCCGGCGGCCAGGGCACACCGGGTGGTGGTGATGGATGACCTGTTGCTGCTGGGCTTTGGCCCGCGTCTGCCGGAAGGCCTGCGCACGCTGCAAAACGGCCTGCTGGCGCCCGCGTCATGA
- a CDS encoding hemin-degrading factor: MSQALFSSFDDFATDLQQRHAALMAAEPKLRIRERASRLGASEAALVAAGCGVTSHELSGTPQELFRQLGTLGEVMALSRNDWCVHERHGRYEDIHADGPVGMVLGPDIDLRMFFSHWRFAFAVTENGRDSIQFFDAEGIAVHKVYRTEHTDAAAWQTFVAAFARPARTVPQFETIAPQAESARAEDPAALRAAWLALDDTHAFFPMLRKFKVSRLGALYAAGPDLAQRVATDAVQTLLQRAAATGLSIMCFVGNRGMVQIHTGPVHKLVDTGPWFNVLDPRFNLHLLTSAIDSTWVVNKPTRDGWVTSLEVYNAAGDLIVQFFGERKPGKPELPAWRELLVDLCQEPLAA, translated from the coding sequence ATGAGCCAGGCTCTGTTTTCATCTTTCGACGATTTCGCCACCGACCTGCAACAGCGCCATGCCGCATTGATGGCGGCCGAGCCCAAGCTGCGCATCCGCGAACGCGCCAGCCGCCTTGGCGCAAGCGAAGCCGCGCTGGTGGCCGCCGGCTGCGGCGTGACCTCGCACGAACTCTCCGGCACGCCGCAAGAGTTGTTCCGCCAGCTTGGTACGCTGGGCGAGGTGATGGCGCTCAGCCGCAACGACTGGTGCGTGCACGAACGCCACGGCCGGTACGAAGACATTCACGCCGACGGCCCGGTCGGCATGGTGCTGGGCCCGGATATTGATCTGCGCATGTTCTTCAGCCACTGGCGTTTTGCCTTTGCCGTCACTGAGAACGGCCGCGACAGCATCCAGTTCTTTGATGCCGAAGGCATTGCCGTGCACAAGGTCTACCGCACTGAACACACTGACGCCGCCGCATGGCAGACCTTTGTCGCCGCCTTTGCGCGCCCGGCCAGAACCGTTCCGCAATTTGAGACCATTGCCCCGCAGGCTGAATCCGCCCGCGCCGAAGACCCGGCAGCGTTGCGGGCCGCCTGGCTGGCACTGGACGACACCCACGCCTTCTTTCCCATGCTGCGCAAGTTCAAGGTCTCACGCCTGGGCGCACTGTATGCCGCCGGCCCGGATCTGGCCCAGCGCGTCGCCACGGACGCCGTCCAGACACTGTTGCAGCGTGCCGCCGCCACCGGGTTGTCGATCATGTGTTTTGTCGGCAACCGCGGCATGGTGCAGATCCACACCGGCCCGGTGCACAAACTGGTCGACACCGGCCCGTGGTTCAACGTGCTGGACCCGCGTTTCAACCTGCATTTGCTGACCAGCGCCATTGACAGCACCTGGGTGGTCAACAAGCCCACGCGTGATGGCTGGGTCACCTCGCTGGAGGTCTACAACGCTGCGGGCGATCTGATCGTGCAGTTTTTTGGCGAACGCAAACCAGGCAAGCCCGAACTGCCGGCCTGGCGCGAATTGCTGGTTGATCTGTGCCAGGAACCCCTGGCTGCCTGA
- a CDS encoding TonB-dependent hemoglobin/transferrin/lactoferrin family receptor, which yields MNRTQHTLALSLMACALHSAFAADAPSQSTTTTTRPAAATASSTAALSPVVVTATRTEKTIDELPPSVTTTDRSTLDDNFIRDFTDLGDRAEPGVTMTRQPRYGGTNINIRGLEGNRILMLVDGIRLPDTFSFSGRDTFIGQDMVDFGSLAAIDIVRGPGSTLYGSSALGGIVGLRTLDPSDLLRGGKQLGGRVDADYDSADSSYGARASVAGEMAPGTFWLAQVGGRKGNELDNKGETGGTGANRTEPDPQNTESRNALGKLQHYFEGGHKLGVTGEYRNTTTDTNLLEDLSSSVKSSRATDEQTRKRLSLDYDYTAPDTNQWIDSATARVYWQTLQSDQHRYQVRTTAADYQRDGQYYENMKGTNGQLVKKFDGPVSQEWVVGGEWWQSRTTEFAAGKPASSTINVRTVPITNVTQYGLFAQDEIGFDGGRFSLTPGIRYDNYRQDPEIDSVLAAQIAAGTAVAPKDQSDSKFSPKLLATWKVMDQLTVYGQYAQGFRAPSVVEVNGEFTNAAFGYTLVPNPDLKPETSSGYEFGARFGTDQLGGTATVYDNRYRNFIEQVTLKQGDAGWIAGYPAGVFQNINIDHARIYGAEATGHWQFLPNWHSNASLAYAVGVNETDHTWLDSVAPLKAILSTGYAREQWGVDGTVTAATAKRHVSSDTLFEAPGYGVVDFTGWYKPMKDLRLSAGVFNLFDHKYWNSQDKQSSNGGPGTLLQADNVAIDRYTQPGRNFRVAASYLF from the coding sequence ATGAACCGCACCCAGCACACGCTTGCGCTGAGCCTGATGGCCTGCGCGCTGCACTCTGCTTTTGCCGCAGATGCGCCTTCGCAATCGACCACGACCACCACCAGACCGGCCGCTGCCACCGCCAGCAGCACGGCCGCCTTGTCGCCCGTGGTGGTCACGGCAACCCGCACCGAAAAAACCATTGATGAACTGCCGCCGTCAGTCACCACGACCGACCGCAGCACGCTTGATGACAACTTCATCCGCGATTTCACCGACCTGGGCGACCGCGCCGAGCCCGGTGTGACCATGACGCGCCAGCCGCGCTATGGCGGCACCAACATCAATATCCGGGGCCTTGAAGGCAACCGCATCCTGATGCTGGTCGATGGCATCCGCTTGCCCGACACCTTCAGTTTCTCGGGCCGCGATACCTTTATCGGCCAGGACATGGTGGATTTTGGCTCGCTGGCGGCGATTGATATCGTGCGCGGGCCGGGTTCCACGCTGTATGGCTCGTCCGCGCTGGGCGGGATTGTCGGTCTGCGCACGCTGGACCCGTCTGACCTGTTGCGCGGCGGCAAACAACTGGGCGGCCGTGTCGATGCCGATTACGACAGCGCCGACAGCAGCTACGGCGCCCGTGCCTCGGTGGCCGGCGAAATGGCGCCCGGCACGTTCTGGCTGGCCCAAGTGGGCGGGCGCAAGGGGAACGAGCTGGACAACAAGGGCGAAACCGGCGGCACCGGCGCCAATCGCACCGAACCCGATCCGCAAAACACCGAAAGCCGCAACGCGCTGGGCAAGTTGCAGCACTATTTTGAAGGCGGCCACAAGCTGGGCGTGACCGGCGAATACCGCAACACCACGACCGACACCAATCTGCTGGAGGACCTCAGCAGTTCGGTTAAATCCAGCCGCGCTACCGACGAGCAAACCCGCAAGCGCCTTTCGCTGGATTACGACTACACCGCGCCGGATACCAACCAGTGGATCGACTCCGCCACCGCCCGCGTGTACTGGCAAACGCTGCAAAGCGACCAGCACCGCTATCAGGTACGCACCACCGCCGCCGACTACCAGCGCGATGGCCAGTACTACGAAAACATGAAGGGCACCAACGGCCAGCTGGTGAAGAAGTTTGACGGCCCGGTCAGCCAGGAATGGGTGGTGGGTGGCGAGTGGTGGCAATCGCGCACGACCGAGTTCGCTGCCGGCAAACCGGCCTCCAGCACCATCAACGTGCGCACGGTGCCAATCACCAATGTCACGCAGTACGGTCTGTTTGCGCAGGATGAAATCGGCTTTGATGGCGGCCGTTTCAGCCTGACACCGGGTATCCGTTACGACAACTACCGCCAGGACCCGGAAATCGACAGCGTGCTGGCCGCCCAGATTGCCGCCGGCACCGCAGTGGCCCCCAAGGATCAGAGCGACAGCAAATTCTCGCCCAAGCTGCTGGCCACCTGGAAAGTCATGGACCAGCTGACCGTCTACGGCCAGTACGCCCAGGGTTTCCGGGCGCCGAGCGTGGTTGAGGTCAATGGCGAATTCACCAACGCCGCCTTCGGCTACACGCTGGTTCCCAACCCCGACCTGAAGCCTGAAACCAGCTCCGGCTATGAATTCGGCGCGCGTTTTGGTACCGATCAGCTGGGCGGCACGGCAACCGTGTACGACAACCGTTATCGCAACTTCATTGAACAAGTCACCTTGAAGCAAGGCGATGCCGGCTGGATCGCCGGTTACCCGGCGGGCGTGTTCCAGAACATCAACATCGACCACGCCCGCATTTACGGCGCGGAAGCCACCGGCCACTGGCAGTTCCTGCCCAACTGGCACAGCAATGCCTCGCTGGCCTATGCCGTGGGCGTGAACGAAACCGATCACACCTGGCTGGATTCCGTCGCACCACTCAAAGCCATTCTCAGCACCGGCTATGCACGTGAGCAATGGGGCGTGGATGGCACCGTGACCGCCGCAACCGCCAAGCGCCATGTGTCCAGCGACACCTTGTTTGAAGCGCCCGGTTACGGCGTGGTCGATTTCACCGGCTGGTACAAGCCGATGAAAGACCTGCGCCTGTCCGCCGGCGTGTTCAACCTGTTCGATCACAAGTACTGGAACAGCCAGGACAAGCAGTCCTCCAACGGCGGCCCGGGCACCTTGCTGCAGGCCGACAACGTGGCGATCGACCGTTACACCCAGCCGGGCCGCAACTTCCGGGTTGCTGCCAGCTACTTGTTTTAA
- the hemP gene encoding hemin uptake protein HemP: MDRRQRPLASISTAASAPQVVDSRTLLQPGQSVVIKHNGVHYTLRETRQGKLILTK; this comes from the coding sequence ATGGATCGACGACAACGCCCTCTTGCCAGTATCTCCACCGCCGCCAGCGCCCCGCAGGTGGTCGATAGCCGCACGCTGTTGCAGCCCGGCCAATCGGTGGTGATCAAGCACAACGGCGTGCATTACACCTTGCGTGAAACACGCCAGGGCAAGTTGATCCTGACCAAGTAA
- a CDS encoding putative quinol monooxygenase yields the protein MVDFAIYAELKAKPGKAAEVEAFLKSALPLANQETGTTVWFALKLAPDIYGIFDAFPDEDARNAHLQGPIAAALMAQASELLDGPPAIHKVDVLAAKLAG from the coding sequence ATGGTCGATTTCGCCATCTATGCCGAACTGAAAGCCAAACCCGGCAAAGCCGCAGAAGTAGAAGCTTTTCTGAAAAGTGCCTTGCCGCTGGCCAACCAGGAAACCGGCACCACGGTCTGGTTTGCCCTCAAACTGGCCCCTGATATCTATGGCATTTTTGATGCCTTTCCTGATGAAGACGCCCGCAATGCGCACCTGCAGGGGCCGATTGCCGCCGCGTTGATGGCCCAGGCCAGCGAGTTGCTGGACGGCCCGCCCGCCATTCACAAAGTGGATGTACTGGCCGCCAAACTGGCCGGTTAA
- a CDS encoding siderophore-interacting protein: protein MESTKPSRRVERVRHEIKMRPATVRQVTPVGKHFVAITFGGDALADFVSASFDDHIKFIFADENGEQLRRDYTPRYFNRQTGELTIEFDLSHEGKAASWAKAAEVGSQAVIAGPRGSMIIPADFDWHLLIADGSGMPAIRRRVEELPAGTKVMVISMLTDAADGVLASTHATVSQQRVGNPDELFAAIRALPLPAGEGFVWAAGELAVMRTLRELLVSEKQLPKELMRIAAYWKPGSADFHENLDA, encoded by the coding sequence ATGGAATCCACAAAGCCATCCCGCCGCGTTGAACGCGTTCGCCATGAAATCAAGATGCGTCCGGCGACCGTTCGCCAGGTCACGCCGGTGGGCAAGCATTTTGTCGCCATCACGTTTGGGGGCGATGCCCTGGCCGACTTTGTTTCGGCGTCGTTTGATGATCACATCAAGTTTATTTTTGCAGATGAAAACGGCGAGCAACTGCGCCGGGATTACACACCCCGCTACTTTAATCGCCAGACTGGTGAGCTGACTATCGAGTTTGATCTCTCGCATGAGGGCAAGGCCGCCAGCTGGGCCAAAGCGGCAGAAGTCGGCAGCCAGGCCGTGATCGCCGGCCCGCGCGGCTCCATGATCATTCCGGCTGATTTTGACTGGCACTTGCTGATTGCTGATGGCAGCGGCATGCCGGCCATTCGTCGCCGCGTTGAAGAACTGCCGGCGGGTACAAAAGTGATGGTGATCAGCATGCTGACCGACGCTGCCGATGGTGTCCTGGCCAGCACGCACGCCACGGTCTCGCAACAACGGGTGGGCAATCCTGATGAATTGTTTGCCGCCATCCGTGCCTTGCCGCTGCCTGCAGGTGAAGGCTTTGTCTGGGCCGCCGGGGAACTGGCGGTAATGCGCACCCTGCGTGAACTGCTGGTCTCTGAAAAACAGTTGCCCAAAGAACTGATGCGCATTGCCGCGTACTGGAAACCGGGCTCGGCCGATTTTCACGAGAACCTGGACGCATAA
- a CDS encoding MarR family winged helix-turn-helix transcriptional regulator, whose translation MQNTVDNVNRHDADQAEAVFEAIHTVMHLYRSRQYRAMRDDAQELTHMEHKAMGFFARHPDATQSDLVAHSGRDKAQLARLIKGLKDRGLLDATPDPSDRRNVRLRLSAAGEQLFAAAREHAREVADHGVAGLSAGQCAQLLASLAVLRDNLEADRQA comes from the coding sequence ATGCAAAATACAGTTGATAATGTCAACCGTCACGACGCCGATCAGGCCGAGGCGGTATTCGAAGCCATCCATACCGTGATGCATCTTTACCGCTCGCGCCAGTACCGGGCCATGCGCGATGACGCGCAGGAACTCACGCATATGGAACACAAGGCCATGGGTTTTTTTGCGCGGCATCCAGACGCCACGCAAAGCGATCTTGTCGCCCATTCCGGGCGCGACAAGGCGCAACTGGCGCGGTTGATCAAAGGCTTGAAAGACCGTGGCCTGCTGGATGCCACGCCAGACCCGAGCGACCGGCGCAATGTGCGTTTGCGCTTGTCTGCTGCCGGCGAGCAATTGTTTGCCGCCGCCCGCGAACACGCGCGTGAAGTGGCCGATCACGGCGTAGCGGGTCTGTCTGCCGGTCAATGCGCGCAATTGCTGGCGTCTCTTGCGGTACTGCGCGACAACCTGGAAGCCGATCGGCAAGCCTGA
- a CDS encoding FxDxF family PEP-CTERM protein: MQIRQLVAGVALALAATSAFAKQQPAPLQPLPATSSNEHVLDTIQAPNDFFISYNVGSMAFDDVIKFTVNPTSYAEEVYFSQFQVGPLHDIAWATLSLWDDTTHTFFGTVNINEPVFDAAEIFFSGHQYRLEVIGALTTGSRGGTYGLSGMLTPVPEPETWALLGLGMVSLVAARARARKRASGRLEAGVA; this comes from the coding sequence ATGCAAATCCGTCAACTCGTCGCCGGCGTCGCGCTGGCGCTGGCTGCCACCAGCGCCTTCGCCAAGCAACAGCCAGCACCGCTGCAGCCGCTGCCTGCCACCAGCAGCAACGAGCATGTCCTGGACACCATTCAGGCACCTAACGACTTCTTCATCAGTTACAACGTGGGCAGCATGGCGTTTGATGATGTCATCAAGTTCACCGTCAACCCGACCTCCTACGCAGAAGAGGTGTACTTCAGCCAGTTCCAGGTTGGCCCGCTGCATGACATCGCCTGGGCCACGCTCTCGCTGTGGGATGACACGACGCACACTTTCTTCGGCACCGTGAACATCAATGAGCCCGTGTTTGATGCGGCAGAGATTTTCTTCTCTGGCCATCAGTACCGGCTGGAGGTGATCGGGGCGCTGACGACAGGCTCACGCGGTGGCACTTATGGCCTGAGCGGCATGCTCACGCCTGTGCCGGAGCCGGAAACCTGGGCGCTGCTTGGCCTGGGGATGGTGTCGCTGGTGGCGGCTCGCGCCCGTGCACGCAAGCGGGCCAGCGGCCGGCTTGAGGCCGGCGTGGCCTGA
- a CDS encoding OmpA family protein: MKKVRFGLTLLASLISAQALCADDFSGFFFGLNSGINTSKTKGDFSTGSSSTYTGGAEFGYNAQWDSTWLLGLSGFFDGIAKSDHDGPINGEQSKYGANLGGADVKLGYQMNNWLPYLKLGFGRLSGSGQSNDFAANGLHGGAGLEYKLAPHWGLAGEWTAMAPSSNGTKFQSNSFTLNLNYYFGTPTPPPAPVVEAPAPAPAPAPEPMPAPPQVVTKHFTLKTDVLFPFDKATLKPEGKDALDQLYQQVKAMDPKEGKAIIVGYTDRLGSDKYNQDLGQRRAQAVADYLVAQGAPADKVEAQSKGKADPVTGDTCAKVKNRKKLIECLAPDRRVEVDVSGIHEETQPAAQ; the protein is encoded by the coding sequence ATGAAGAAAGTTCGTTTTGGTCTGACTTTACTGGCGAGTCTGATCAGCGCGCAGGCCTTGTGCGCCGATGATTTTTCTGGTTTCTTTTTTGGCCTCAATAGCGGGATCAACACGTCCAAGACCAAGGGTGACTTCAGCACGGGTAGCAGCAGCACCTACACCGGCGGCGCCGAATTCGGTTACAACGCCCAGTGGGATAGCACCTGGTTGCTTGGCTTGTCCGGCTTTTTTGATGGCATCGCCAAGAGCGACCATGATGGCCCCATCAACGGCGAGCAGTCCAAGTATGGTGCCAACCTGGGCGGTGCCGATGTCAAACTGGGCTATCAGATGAACAACTGGCTGCCGTACCTCAAGCTGGGGTTCGGGCGGCTGAGCGGTTCGGGCCAGAGTAATGATTTTGCTGCCAACGGCCTGCACGGTGGCGCAGGTCTGGAATACAAGCTGGCACCGCACTGGGGTCTGGCCGGCGAATGGACCGCCATGGCGCCGTCCAGCAACGGCACCAAGTTCCAGAGCAACAGCTTTACGCTGAACCTGAATTACTACTTCGGCACGCCGACCCCGCCACCAGCCCCGGTGGTAGAAGCCCCGGCACCGGCGCCTGCACCGGCACCGGAGCCGATGCCGGCACCACCGCAAGTCGTGACCAAGCATTTCACGCTCAAGACCGACGTGCTGTTCCCGTTCGACAAGGCCACGCTCAAGCCTGAAGGCAAGGATGCCCTTGACCAGCTGTATCAACAGGTCAAGGCCATGGATCCGAAGGAAGGCAAGGCCATCATTGTGGGTTACACCGACCGTCTGGGTAGCGACAAATACAACCAGGACCTCGGCCAGCGCCGGGCCCAGGCTGTAGCGGATTATCTGGTCGCCCAGGGTGCGCCGGCCGACAAGGTCGAAGCACAGAGCAAGGGCAAGGCTGATCCGGTGACCGGTGATACCTGCGCCAAGGTCAAGAACCGCAAGAAGCTGATCGAGTGTCTGGCGCCGGATCGCCGCGTGGAAGTGGACGTGAGCGGCATCCACGAAGAAACCCAGCCGGCAGCGCAGTAA